From the Dethiosulfovibrio faecalis genome, the window AGTACTGACTCTCCAGCACCTCTTTAACCGCCTGATCGATCTCGTCTTTGATACGGGCATAACCTCTTTTAAGATCCAATGTGGGAAGCTTTCTATCTTTCATAGCAAAATCCTCCAATTCGATGTGGTCTAAATCCAAGCTTTCTGTCTCTTTTTTCCCCTCAAGACGGTCTATTTTCTCATGGCACGATGTTTTTGACAAAAAAAGAGACGGGGCAGTCCCCGCCTCTATCGAACTATCAATCGTCCGAGTCCGGATTTTTCAGACAGGACATGGATCGCCTCAGATGAGCTCTCATAAGGGCTACCGAGATCTCCCCGTCTCGATGGGACAGGGACTCCAGTATGGATCTGTGTTCCTCCAAGGTGGGATTTTCGTCCTGTTCGTAGAACGGATCGTAAAAGACTACATAGGCGTTGGTCCTGGCGAGTATGTTTCCCACGAACTCGGCCAAAACCTTATTGCCCCCGGCATCGGCTATTGTACGGTGGAACCACTCGTAAGCTTCCAGATAGGCCTCTAAATTCCTCTCTTCGACGGCTCTGACCTCGTCCAGGACAAGCTCCTCCAGTCGTCTCAAATGACGGTCCCCCAACCTCTCGGCTGCCATGGCGATGGAAAGACACTCCAATTTTTCCCTCACTATGAAGGTATCTTCCATCTCCTTTATGGTAGGAGAAGCCAGACGAGCTCCGCTGTTGGGAATGATGTTGACCAGACCTTCGCTGGAAAGACGCCTCAGCGCTTCTCGAACGGGAGTCCGACTCACCCCCATCTGAACCGCTATATTTACCTCAGGAAGCCTCTGCCCGGGCTTAAGCTGCTTGGTGACTATCTTGTGTCTCAACTCCTGGTAAGCGTAATCGGCAGAGGTAGTGTAAAGCCGAGGTTCCTTCATGTCTTTTATCCCCCCGTTCGGTATCACAGATTGTACAATCGTTATAATAGTACCATGATATCGAGATAATACACAATGGAACCGTCGAGATCATGCACCAATCGACACTATTCGCTGAATTCCCTGTCGTAGAAAATCCCCAAAGCAGCAGGAGGACTGTCCTTGGACGATCGGAGTCGACGGTTTTCTACCGGGCTCGGTTACGCCTCTGCCTAAGCAGCATTTCACCTCGATAAACCAAAAGAGCAAAGAGATGCCCTGCCCCAGGCTTTCTCCGCTGCGAAGAAATCCATGAGGCTACCCCCTTTTAAAGGGTATGATATCATAGTGGTTTGTTGCGACAAAAACTCTTCATCCATAGGGAACCTCTAAAAAGTCATATCCAAGTCTTCTCCGATAGGTTGTTACACATGAGCCCTGTCTCGTTCGGGCCGAGCTGGACAACCCCTCGAAAGACCTGCGTTTTTAGAGGTCGCCTACAGTTAGGAGGAACCGCATTGCGCATAATCGTTCTCCTGCTATCCATCACCACCGTCGTGCTGTACGGCTACGCTTTAGCCGGCATGGGAGGGTTTCTGATCGGAAGAGGACGGATAGACTACATCGTATGGGGTCTTGCCGGAGGGACTACAACGGCGGTAGCCGCCCTATGGCTCTGGAAAAAGTCCATTCACCTTTACTTCAAAGACGAAGACTGACCTCTCCACGCTTCGGCGATGACCTTCACCGCCTCAGGGATATCGTTTAAGGAGATATCGCTCACCGAGAGACGAACAGCCTCCACCGCCTCGCCTTTCAGAGAAAAGCTATCTCCGGGGGCGACCTCGACCCCCCTGGCCGAGGTCAGCCTAGCCAGATCCTTCCCACTGACGCCAGGGGTCTTCAACCACAGATAGATGCCGCCCTGAGGTATTGAAAAACTGCCCAATCCCGAAGCGACAAGAGACGTACAGAGAGATCTCATCCTACAGGCCATCTCAAGTCTGGCCCTTTCCAGAGCCTCCTCCAGACCGCCGGAAACGATGAACCTCTCCAAAACGTGCTGTACCAGAGACGAAGCCGGTCCGCCTCTTTCCGCAAGGGAACGGAGAAAACGACCTCTTATCTCTCCTGAAACCAGGGAATAGCCCAGACGTATTCCGGGAAAAAGCGCCTGACTGAAGGATCCCAGATATATCAACCTTTTCCCGTCATCCATCGCTCTGAGAGCGGGGACGCTTGAATCGCCGTAACGAAGCTCGCCGTAGGCGTCGTCCTCCACTATCCACATTCCCTTTCTATGGGACAGTGCCAGGACCTGTTCCCTGATGGATCCGTCCATGGTATGTCCGGTGGGGTTGGAAAAACTGGGAACCAGATACAGGGCCGTGTGGGAGGAACGACTCTCCATGTCCCCCCTGGGATCTCCGGGACGGGAAAAGGGAACGACGGAAAGCCCCTCCGCCATGGCGAGGTTCCAGGCATCGGGATAGTTCAGCCCGTCCATCAGGATCTCCGATACTCCGGCGGATTTCAGAGCCCCGAAGGAAACGGCCAATCCCTGACGACCGCCTGAGGTAACCGAAACATCCTGCCAATCCGCCGGGATCCCTCTGGAAGCGCCATGGACCACCAAGGCTTTACGGAGCTCCTCTATACCGGCAGTGGGATTTTCCCTCAGGACATCCGCCCCCCTTCTGTAGAGGACCGACTTGGCTATCCTGGCCAATTCCTCCGCCGGGATGAGAGAACGAGACGGCAGCTCGCCGGCCAAGGTCAACCTGCTAGACGAACGACTCCTGACCTTCTCCCTTTCCCCGACGTTACCGGCGACGTAAGCCCCGCTTCGTCCCCTTTGGACTATCAATCCCAGGTCCTCCAGACGACGGAAGGCCTCCATCACCGTCATTCGACTGACGCCCAGGCTCTTGGCAAAGCCTCGACTTCCCGGAAGCCTTTCCCCCGGAGAAAAGGCACCGCTTTTTATCATCTTCTCAAGATGATCGGACATCTGACGGTATAGGGGAACGGTCGAGCTCTTTTTTAACGGTATTTCTATCATGGCTAAGACCTCTCTTGACCCTAAAAGGTGGTTTGACCCTTGCCACCTCGGTTTGGTAGCCTTAAAATAGGTACTCATTCTCTATACCTTGGAGGTTTTTCATGTCTATTCTATCACCACTAAAGGCCGATTGC encodes:
- a CDS encoding GntR family transcriptional regulator yields the protein MKEPRLYTTSADYAYQELRHKIVTKQLKPGQRLPEVNIAVQMGVSRTPVREALRRLSSEGLVNIIPNSGARLASPTIKEMEDTFIVREKLECLSIAMAAERLGDRHLRRLEELVLDEVRAVEERNLEAYLEAYEWFHRTIADAGGNKVLAEFVGNILARTNAYVVFYDPFYEQDENPTLEEHRSILESLSHRDGEISVALMRAHLRRSMSCLKNPDSDD
- a CDS encoding PLP-dependent aminotransferase family protein, whose translation is MIEIPLKKSSTVPLYRQMSDHLEKMIKSGAFSPGERLPGSRGFAKSLGVSRMTVMEAFRRLEDLGLIVQRGRSGAYVAGNVGEREKVRSRSSSRLTLAGELPSRSLIPAEELARIAKSVLYRRGADVLRENPTAGIEELRKALVVHGASRGIPADWQDVSVTSGGRQGLAVSFGALKSAGVSEILMDGLNYPDAWNLAMAEGLSVVPFSRPGDPRGDMESRSSHTALYLVPSFSNPTGHTMDGSIREQVLALSHRKGMWIVEDDAYGELRYGDSSVPALRAMDDGKRLIYLGSFSQALFPGIRLGYSLVSGEIRGRFLRSLAERGGPASSLVQHVLERFIVSGGLEEALERARLEMACRMRSLCTSLVASGLGSFSIPQGGIYLWLKTPGVSGKDLARLTSARGVEVAPGDSFSLKGEAVEAVRLSVSDISLNDIPEAVKVIAEAWRGQSSSLK